The Drechmeria coniospora strain ARSEF 6962 chromosome 02, whole genome shotgun sequence genome has a segment encoding these proteins:
- a CDS encoding pre-mRNA splicing factor CLF1, giving the protein MSVPKPPASLDNSCTAIYDNTLYSYSRNAFLSIPLEDSARWSRLPMGVKVTGATCVGSTPTNASQAGFYVVGGKADSSDYSGLQKYTYSTGKWTTIELTDEVTKDRQWHASTYIQADDSILVYAGSQARERNPSTQTFTIQASEPFAVRGYESIAPPAISPTLMGWSAADAAVIGGGTDLLHARVWLFNPTARWRDSGAGLASPLKDATSMQAVLVSGDDGSKCLYTFDLGQSPNRVDRLVLLAANGAPIADAKPVTNSTGAASGTQGKRDLSLDDWPEYNATLAPTVTRKNFAVAQGPNGMVVFSGGNSEQPLAIFDTSKNAWVNATELLGDRTQTVLSEASTTTSVSSTSTSLSPASTSSPPIEGAAATPTTSALAASASESEGSGPGTNVILGITLGSIVGFLALLGLVLLLLRRRARRQKHAESGGQEGHGNGARFSEKDSAGLTKSTKPAKLAGKFRGHYPQASQDSYNSMAILMGRMGKERTGLSRKASDDSMRSLASSERKQLKSTISKPILQTTDQPTFAGVDDRGVAFDPSVDPRPRNDRLEPRDGTRRSSGWNKYWSGGSALQILGFGSGKRNTSTSEHSSHYSEGPSNHSRATQDSATVPPLNFEAHGFEGRPSVNSVNSGSPVVAEFSSKLPAEGLSGKIERPASATSSGYSSGIPESVNDHWDPAEAGKAWRADGAADGSHVPSYYYGATLDADTSAAPQPPSGVSQQPQLSMAATSSDMSWLNLGDQSQSQTSRL; this is encoded by the coding sequence ATGTCGGTCCCGAAGCCACCGGCTTCTCTCGACAACTCCTGCACTGCCATTTACGACAACACGCTTTATTCCTACTCACGCAATGCTTTCTTGTCAATACCGCTGGAGGACAGTGCGCGGTGGAGTCGGCTGCCGATGGGTGTCAAGGTGACGGGAGCCACGTGTGTcgggtcgacgccgaccaacGCCAGCCAGGCCGGCTtctacgtcgtcggcggcaaggcggaTTCGAGCGACTACTCGGGCCTCCAAAAGTACACGTATTCCACCGGCAAGTGGACGACGATTGAGCTCACGGACGAGGTCACAAAGGACAGGCAATGGCACGCGTCCACCTACATCCAAGCCGACGACTCCATTCTCGTCTACGCCGGGAGCCAGGCCCGCGAGCGCAACCCTTCGACGCAAACCTTTACCATTCAGGCGTCGGAGCCGTTTGCTGTCCGCGGGTACGAGTCGATTGCGCCTCCCGCCATTTCCCCCACCCTGATGGGTTGGTctgctgccgacgccgccgtcataGGTGGCGGAACCGATCTGCTGCATGCCAGGGTCTGGCTATTCAATCCCACCGCTCGCTGGAGAGACTCGGGTGCGGGACTGGCCAGTCCCCTCAAGGATGCGACATCAATGCAagccgtcctcgtctccgGAGACGACGGGTCCAAGTGCCTGTACACGTTCGATCTTGGCCAGTCGCCCAACCGGGTCGACCGTCTGGTGTTGCTGGCGGCCAACGGTGCACCGATTGCCGACGCGAAACCGGTCACGAACAGTACCGGTGCTGCCTCGGGGACCCAAGGCAAACGGGATCTTTCCTTGGACGATTGGCCAGAGTACAACGCCACGCtcgcgccgacggtgacgagaaAGAATTTTGCCGTCGCTCAGGGTCCGAACGGGATGGTCGTGTTCTCCGGGGGCAACAGCGAACAGCCACTCGCCATCTTCGACACAAGCAAAAATGCATGGGTCAACGCCACCGAACTGTTGGGAGACAGGACACAAACGGTTCTGTCCGAAGCCTCGACCACGACGtcggtctcgtcgacgtcgacgagcctctcaccggcatcgacctcgtcgccgccaatCGAAggcgcggcggccacgccgacgacatcggctctcgccgcctcggcttcCGAAAGCGAAGGCTCTGGTCCGGGCACGAATGTCATTCTCGGCATCACGCTGGGGTCTATTGTTGGATTCTTGGCACTGCTCGGTCTCGTGTTGCTGCTCCTTCGACGTCGTGCCAGACGCCAGAAGCATGCCGAAAGCGGCGGCCAGGAAGGCCACGGCAACGGTGCGCGGTTCAGCGAGAAGGATTCGGCCGGGCTCACCAAGAGCACCAAGCCTGCCAAGTTGGCCGGCAAGTTCCGCGGGCACTACCCGCAAGCGTCGCAGGACTCGTATAACTCGATGGCCATCTTGATGGGCCGCATGGGAAAGGAGAGGACGGGACTGTCGAGGAAAGCGAGCGACGACTCGATGCGAAGTTTGGCCAGCTCCGAACGCAAGCAGCTCAAGAGCACCATCAGCAAGCCTATCCTCCAGACGACGGATCAGCCAACCTttgccggcgtcgatgaCCGGGGCGTGGCCTTTGATCCGTCGGTGGACCCTCGACCGCGCAACGACCGGTTGGAGCCGCGAGACGGCACTCGAAGGAGTTCGGGCTGGAACAAATACTGGTCCGGCGGCAGCGCCCTCCAGATCCTCGGCTTCGGTTCGGGCAAGAGGAACACGAGCACGTCGGAGCACAGTTCGCACTACTCGGAAGGGCCGAGCAACCATTCCAGGGCGACGCAGGACTCGGCCACGGTTCCACCCCTGAACTTTGAAGCCCACGGGTTCGAGGGACGGCCTTCGGTCAACAGCGTGAACTCGGGCAGCCCCGTGGTGGCCGAGTTTTCCAGCAAGCTGCCCGCGGAAGGGCTGTCGGGCAAGATCGAGcgcccggcgtcggcgacctcgtcgggTTACTCGAGCGGCATCCCCGAGAGCGTCAACGACCACTGGGacccggccgaggcgggcaaGGCGTGGCGCGCCGACGGAGCGGCCGACGGTTCCCATGTGCCGAGCTACTACTACGGAGCGACGTTGGATGCCGACACTTCTGCCGCGCCTCAGCCTCCTTCGGGAGTGAGCCAGCAGCCGCAGCTTTCCATGGCCGCCACATCATCCGACATGAGCTGGCTCAATCTTGGCGATCAGTCACAATCTCAGACGAGTCGACTGTAg
- a CDS encoding mRNA export factor mex67 yields the protein MAPRGPRASRPGRDARGGSAKPSSRGGIQKRKGATKIDGDGDLDMDTAAKRARTNAESSAPRARQSARPATSRNPRGASRVSQNIVRHLKDVDSSTLSSRISDPATTRSARGRGRATDLTYLRVRGLKQSKAARNQDGGLSDLLSFLERKASSFAGGQHSRSVMIRRSHAAGDYVFIGASKDDADELIKLNSFTFAGTQLEIVESNDSVPHANKATESKETQELRAKLQSILSQRYIGASKLLKLDALSTDAELVTLGMFQSRDRALKTFKGLMAICDSLFKTLAEKKEAVESISLANNSIDDISQVETVATTFPQLKNLDLSGNQIASMQAMDCWKGKFRELVTIYMAGNPIETADTNCHATLLQWFPKLQNINGTEVRTAEQIAELEASLKPKPIPQSGPDFRDVNGIGENFLLEFFTSYDGDRQALASRLYDDDSQFSVAIDTQSVRDSNAPAPLPWASYIKVSRNLIKITHQNARVQRLFKGASVIHELWKSLPLTKHPNIKEDLSKYIMDCHPLPGLADPNGQARVGVDGLIIAVHGEFDEYDQRSGTTGKRSFSRTFVLGPGHASRGPIRVVSDMLSLRAYSALPNVFAAPAAAPVPAVNDQHQTLIAELSRQTGMVPEYSEMCLSQVEWQFDKALVIFNEKKASLPAEAFAP from the exons ATGGCACCACGCGGACCCAGAGCCTCCAGGCCCGGTCGTGATGCCAGAGGTGGCTCCGCAAAGCCTAGCTCGAGGGGCGGCATTCAGAAGCGCAAGGGTGCAACCAAaatcgacggcgacggagatCTGGACATGGACACGGCGGCCAAGCGGGCCAGAACAAATGCTGAGTCGAGCGCGCCGAGAGCCAGGCAGTCTGCACGTCCCGCAACGAGCCGAAACCCGCGAGGCGCCTCTAGGGTGTCCCAAAACATCGTCAGGCACCTGAAGGACGTCGACTCTTCCACTCTCTCCTCCCGAATTTCGgatccggcgacgacgaggtcagcCAGAGGCAGAGGAAGGGCCACCGACCTGACCTACCTACGTGTCCGCGGCCTGAAGCAGAGCAAAGCGGCAAGAAATCAAGACGGGGGGCTAAGCGATCTGCTCAGTTTCCTGGAGAGAAAGGCGTCCTCATTCGCTGGCGGACAACATTCTCGATCTGTCATGATTCGAAGG TCACACGCTGCTGGCGATTACGTCTTCATCGGAGCTAGCAAAGACGATGCGGATGAGCTTATCAAGCTTAACTCGTTTACTTTTGCCGGAACGCAGCTTGAGATTGTCGAATCCAACGACAGCGTTCCGCATGCCAACAAGGCTACCGAATCCAAGGAAACACAGGAGCTGAGGGCGAAGCTGCAGTCAATCCTCAGCCAACGATACATTGGCGCAAGCAAGCTGCTCAAGCTCGACGCGCTATCCACGGACGCGGAGCTGGTGACGCTTGGCATGTTCCAGAGCCGTGACAGGGCGCTCAAGACCTTCAAGGGGCTCATGGCCATATGCGATAGTCTGTTCAAGACGCTTGCGGAGAAGAAGGAAGCCGTCGAAAGCATCAGCCTTGCCAACAACAGCATCGATGACATCTCGCAAGTCGAGACGGTGGCAACCACGTTTCCGCAGCTAAAGAATCTCGACTTGAGCGGCAACCAGATAGCCAGCATGCAGGCCATGGACTGCTGGAAGGGAAAATTCAGAGAACTAGTCACCATCTACATGGCCGGCAACCCCATCGAGACTGCCGACACCAACTGCCACGCCACCCTTCTGCAATGGTTCCCGAAGCTGCAAAACATTAACGGTACAGAAGTACGCACGGCGGAGCAGattgccgagctcgaggcctcGTTGAAACCAAAGCCAATCCCGCAGAGCGGACCGGACTTTCGCGACGTCAACGGCATCGGGGAGAACTTTCTCTTGGAGTTCTTCACGTCGTACGACGGTGATCGGCAAGCTTTGGCGTCCCGACtttacgacgacgacagccaATTCTCGGTCGCAATCGATACGCAATCGGTTAGAGACTCGAATGCGCCCGCACCGCTGCCGTGGGCTTCCTACATCAAAGTCTCGAGGAACCTGATCAAGATCACTCATCAGAACGCCCGCGTGCAGCGACTCTTCAAAGGCGCCAGTGTCATCCACGAACTGTGGAAGAGTCTTCCGCTCACAAAGCACCCCAACATCAAGGAGGACCTGAGCAAGTACATAATGGATTGCCATCCCCTTCCGGGCTTGGCCGATCCCAACGGGCAAGCACGGGTGGGGGTTGATGGCTTGATCATTGCCGTCCACGGAGAGTTTGACGAATACGATCAGAGATCCGGAACGACGGGCAAGAGAAGCTTCTCACGCACATTCGTCCTCGGCCCTGGGCACGCCAGCAGAGGGCCGATCCGCGTGGTGAGCGACATGCTCTCCCTGAGAGCGTACAGTGCCCTCCCGAACGTCTTTgccgcgccggccgccgcgccggtgccggcggtgAACGACCAACACCAGACCTTGATCGCCGAGCTTTCAAGGCAAACGGGCATGGTGCCGGAGTACTCGGAGATGTGCTTGTCGCAGGTCGAATGGCAGTTTGACAAGGCACTGGTCATCTTCAACGAGAAAAAG gcgtcgctgccggccgaggctTTTGCTCCTTGA
- a CDS encoding ATP-dependent DNA helicase mph1, with product MANDEFDDEFDDDIDDQDFLSAFDQVDSGIFKKPGTQKKSTLGANATQQIAHPKPATAAVASLVLDGLSSGDFCAEPERQVPARVSAGWMQESNRPSARTGLTRANSSTYRQTTLWGTDALEGPTQSSQPAGARVYRGDQAREEPSHHELDLEAMKTWVFPTNLGTIRDYQFSIVKNALFNNTLVALPTGLGKTFIAATVMLNFHRWTKSAKIVFVAPTKPLVAQQIDACYHIAGIPRSETTLLTGDIPPALRVDEWATKRVFFMTPQTLLNDLSHGYADPKSIVLMVIDEAHRAVGEYAYAKVTKLIRRFSTSFRVLALTATPGSKVETVQEILDNLGISHCEIRTEDSIDIQQYVHQRNIDQMVLEPSDEMNLVSELFTEALKPLVDKLSAQNIYYGRNPMALTAYGLMQTQREWFATRGHTANQGIQFMMRAIFGVLTSLAHSIKLLNYHGIKPFYDNLVDFRSEQEGRGDKGSKYKRQLVEHPSFQDMMKKICTWLKTDGFVGHPKLTALADCVLNHFMDRGEGSGTRVIVFSEYRDSAEDIVRMFNKHRPLIKASVFVGQADGKRGEGMKQAQQIATIDKFKKGEFNVLVATSIGEEGLDIGQVDLIVCYDASASPIRMLQRMGRTGRKRAGQIVLLLMKGKEEDQFAKSKDSYEKMQQLICEGSRFEFPREHSKRIVPRDIRPEVDKRQVDIPVENTQDNSLPEPKKRRVPAGKKKPPKKFHMPDGVETGFQTLSHFMGTGKKARKAEPQRNSELDDVVDVPELRSVVLTQEQTLELDRSYRDLPFNHSVVEEASMPNLAAYPKLQRTLQPVVNVKHGQFTKRCVQAFGRMGTTPDGLLRPCRTVDSSNYLEVPAKPFVNSDGEEETEHGSRGGDERQVHMTGKRAPPHARSRGRDSEDEPKRKKRKTADGTAPLRPPREEDVEDTDGDDEETDEPGLPKRLKGRRRPPKGGKAQGRYGKGGINSDELGDDCVRDSDMMESSGSDDGSDLQDFVVADNQATSSMMNSQTTLAASPSSQRTHLRQQDEPFFVPTHFSATQDSEGIPDVETLMGTTQNSRQGGIDGDSEAESANITARTARTARARRQLLDSDGDSDA from the coding sequence atggccaacgaTGAGTTTGACGATGAGTTTGACGACGACATTGATGACCAAGATTTCCTCTCGGCCTTTGATCAAGTTGATTCAGGTATTTTCAAGAAGCCAGGGACACAGAAGAAGTCTACACTAGGGGCGAATGCTACCCAGCAGATTGCACATCCCAAACCTGCCAccgcggccgtcgcctcgttgGTGCTCGACGGCTTGTCATCCGGTGACTTCTGCGCTGAACCTGAGCGACAGGTTCCCGCACGAGTTTCAGCAGGATGGATGCAAGAATCCAATCGGCCATCAGCGCGCACTGGGCTTACCCGTGCCAATTCCTCGACATACCGACAGACAACACTCTGGGGAACTGACGCATTGGAGGGGCCCACACAATCGTCTCAACCAGCCGGTGCAAGAGTTTATAGGGGAGACCAAGCGCGTGAGGAGCCTAGCCATCACGAGCTTGACCTTGAGGCCATGAAGACTTGGGTGTTCCCAACCAACCTCGGCACCATTCGAGACTATCAGTTCAGTATCGTCAAGAATGCACTGTTCAACAACACGCTCGTAGCGTTGCCTACTGGCCTTGGGAAAACCTTTATTGCCGCCACAGTCATGCTGAACTTTCACAGATGGACGAAATCGGCAAAGATTGTCTTTGTGGCGCCAACGAAGCCGCTCGTGGCACAGCAGATTGACGCGTGCTACCATATAGCTGGCATCCCCCGGTCCGAAACCACCCTCCTCACGGGAGACATCCCGCCAGCCTTGCGAGTGGATGAATGGGCAACGAAGCGCGTCTTCTTCATGACACCGCAGACACTCCTCAACGACCTCTCACATGGTTATGCCGATCCAAAGAGCATCGTGCTCATGGTCATTGACGAGGCTCATCGTGCCGTCGGAGAGTATGCGTACGCAAAAGTCACCAAACTCATCCGTCGATTCTCAACAAGCTTCCGCGTGCTGGCTTTGACTGCAACCCCAGGCTCCAAGGTAGAGACCGTCCAGGAGATCCTCGACAACCTTGGCATTTCCCACTGTGAGATCCGGACGGAGGATTCCATCGACATTCAGCAGTACGTCCACCAGAGAAACATTGACCAGATGGTCCTCGAACCGTCAGATGAAATGAACCTTGTTAGCGAGCTCTTCACGGAGGCGCTGAAGCCTCTGGTCGACAAGCTGAGCGCCCAAAACATATACTATGGACGAAACCCAATGGCACTTACTGCGTACGGCCTAATGCAGACACAGCGGGAATGGTTCGCAACGCGCGGGCATACTGCCAACCAAGGCATCCAGTTTATGATGAGAGCAATCTTCGGCGTCCTTACGAGCCTGGCTCATTCAATAAAGCTGCTAAACTATCACGGCATCAAGCCCTTCTATGACAACCTCGTCGACTTCCGCAGTGAACAGGAAGGAAGGGGAGACAAGGGATCGAAATATAAGCGACAACTCGTCGAGCACCCGAGCTTTCAGGACATGATGAAGAAAATTTGCACCTGGCTCAAGACGGACGGCTTCGTCGGGCACCCGAAGCTGACGGCGTTAGCGGACTGCGTCTTGAACCATTTCATGGATCGGGGCGAGGGCTCAGGAACGCGAGTCATTGTATTCAGCGAGTACCGAGATTCCGCGGAAGACATTGTTCGCATGTTCAACAAGCACAGGCCACTCATCAAAGCAAGCGTCTTCGTCGGtcaggccgacggcaaacGAGGAGAGGGCATGAAGCAGGCGCAACAGATTGCGACGATTGACAAGTTCAAGAAGGGCGAGTTTAACGTCTTGGTCGCCACGTCTATTGGCGAAGAAGGACTTGACATTGGCCAAGTCGATCTAATCGTCTGCTACgacgcgtcggcgtcccCGATTCGAATGCTGCAGCGGATGGGTCGGACCGGCCGAAAACGAGCCGGGCAGATTGTCCTGCTCCTGATGAAGGGCAAGGAAGAAGATCAGTTTGCCAAGTCCAAGGATAGCTATGAGAAGATGCAACAGCTCATCTGTGAAGGGAGCCGCTTCGAATTCCCACGAGAGCATTCGAAGCGCATCGTTCCTCGAGACATTCGCCCCGAGGTAGACAAACGACAAGTCGATATACCGGTGGAAAATACCCAAGATAATTCGCTGCCGGAGCCCAAGAAGCGGCGAGTGCCAGCTGGGAAGAAGAAGCCACCGAAGAAGTTTCACATGCCGGATGGAGTGGAGACTGGCTTCCAGACACTGTCGCATTTCATGGGCACGGGAAAGAAAGCCAGGAAGGCGGAGCCGCAGCGAAACAGCGAACTGGACGACGTTGTGGATGTACCTGAGTTGAGGAGCGTCGTGCTCACGCAAGAACAAACGCTGGAGTTGGACCGCTCTTACCGAGATTTGCCATTCAATCACAGCGTGGTTGAGGAGGCGTCCATGCCCAACCTGGCGGCATACCCTAAGCTGCAGAGGACGCTTCAACCGGTCGTTAACGTGAAGCACGGCCAATTTACAAAGCGATGCGTGCAAGCTTTCGGCAGAATGGGCACAACGCCTGACGGGCTGTTGAGGCCTTGCCGGACGGTCGACAGCAGCAACTACCTGGAGGTACCGGCCAAGCCGTTTGTGAACTCTGATGGGGAAGAGGAGACCGAGCATGGTTCGAGAGGAGGGGACGAGAGGCAAGTCCACATGACCGGGAAGCGAGCACCACCGCATGCTCGTTCTCGTGGTCGCGATTCTGAAGATGAGCCGAAACGGAAGAAAAggaagacggccgacggcacagCTCCCTTGCGTCCACCTCGAGAGGAAGATGTGGAGGACACGGATGGAGATGAtgaggagacggacgagccTGGCTTGCCAAAACGACTCAAAGGGCGGCGCAGACCTCCGAAGGGTGGAAAGGCCCAGGGCAGATATGGCAAGGGCGGAATCAACAGCGACGAGTTGGGCGATGATTGCGTGCGAGACAGCGACATGATGGAAAGCAGCGGTTCGGACGACGGATCGGATCTGCAAGATTTTGTCGTGGCCGACAACCAGGCAACCTCGAGCATGATGAACTCGCAGACTACGTTGGCCGCTTCTCCGTCAAGCCAAAGAACACATCTGCGGCAACAAGACGAGCCATTCTTTGTGCCCACCCATTTCTCCGCGACACAGGACAGCGAGGGGATTCCGGACGTCGAGACGTTGATGGGCACGACGCAGAATAGCAGACAAGGCGGCATCGATGGTGACTCGGAGGCCGAATCGGCGAATATTACGGCTCGAACGGCTCGAACGGCTCGGGCCAGGCGTCAACTGTTGgacagcgacggcgacagcGACGCGTAG